One genomic region from Methanocella sp. encodes:
- a CDS encoding TrmB family transcriptional regulator, with translation MNTIPGDLIESLKTLGLTEYEAKVYSALVLFERSEVKPIYEFLNAPKPSVYQSLKTLMDKGLVQVVNAKPAIYRATPPQIALKHMMDVHRKAEENALLELEELEKSRVKQETTDAIWTVYGDRNIDYGIEELLVKAKKSLKILMPQDRLRYLELLRGKSVAVELLVFSDDAMIPERYGLKSAVVHNAMEIDLADFTPILKYFSQVPLKGDQATRFLFIMADGREFMYVPPLPGTMSGLATSNSFVISLGTIVFGAIWEHTPAIYPVKK, from the coding sequence ATGAACACGATACCCGGTGACCTCATCGAATCGCTGAAGACGCTCGGGCTTACCGAGTACGAGGCCAAGGTCTATTCGGCGCTCGTCCTCTTCGAAAGGAGCGAGGTCAAGCCGATCTACGAATTCCTGAACGCTCCCAAGCCCAGCGTATACCAGAGCCTGAAGACCCTGATGGACAAGGGCCTGGTGCAGGTGGTGAACGCGAAGCCCGCCATTTACCGGGCGACGCCGCCGCAGATTGCCCTGAAGCACATGATGGACGTCCACCGGAAAGCAGAAGAGAACGCTTTATTGGAACTGGAAGAGCTGGAGAAGAGCCGGGTAAAGCAGGAAACGACCGACGCGATCTGGACGGTCTACGGGGACAGGAACATCGATTATGGCATCGAGGAGCTACTGGTAAAGGCGAAAAAGTCCCTGAAGATCCTGATGCCGCAGGACCGCCTCCGATATCTGGAATTGCTCCGCGGGAAGAGCGTGGCCGTGGAGCTGCTGGTCTTTTCCGACGACGCCATGATACCGGAGCGCTACGGGCTGAAGTCCGCCGTCGTCCACAACGCGATGGAGATAGACCTGGCCGATTTTACGCCCATCCTGAAGTACTTTTCCCAGGTCCCCTTAAAGGGCGACCAGGCTACGCGGTTCCTTTTTATCATGGCCGACGGGCGCGAGTTCATGTATGTGCCGCCTTTACCTGGGACGATGTCCGGCCTGGCGACGAGCAACTCTTTTGTCATTTCCCTCGGGACAATAGTATTCGGGGCCATATGGGAGCATACGCCTGCCATCTACCCGGTAAAAAAGTAG
- a CDS encoding winged helix-turn-helix transcriptional regulator encodes MKKSELFEATLAILVIILAFMLCLAILGGTGVSDQWAISGPVAHTGFWVYDNMYTPGNGVLYTVDGSSIYAIGQDGKVIWTLPIPDKYNINTNCEKWTGMAAAADSGDFYIVVGPGNQPEKGELLAIGPDGSARWIAPLTFGLGQYTFSPPGLLVKDDRIYIHHYRNQIILDSNGTVLLNIYGVTEPATIDDAGNMYIYSKDNGTIESYDRNGSMRWSHSSGEYNVSFLSGINVEQPYYNNGTLYVWLSSGIMGNGVMALDSNGNKLWVKEYPDEYTWPDFDTTFDSHGNLYLRHDNLGSDQQGDFNGSYMTMIRPDGTEVTGVKHYESYISDIKGLSNGIYYQMLRVTPPGVNDTLNADYYKDPGTVEFILTQAGGSWKNYRNLSQLDTYAVRATDITTDGSLWDTTLPLFPHRVALNASNIGLVMPPYLDLSYAANENKVKPEGWYKNNNVPNGTKAIGSWTDIELMPGNNITYVSMWTINYEVPTFYGQAKAAYSGGIYALDKDGNLLWAKPTGSRVTDMKEVNGTIYYGTDDGRLSATKINLAAGLVLTAAIYLFIRFFMAGAVTRARGRINGNENRNVVLKYIADNPGSGLYDISKGLRMNIGTVRYHLLILGINHRIISFKADGKHVRYFTNGGSYKPEERYLISLMKRESMRRALCALAENPGMSNRELSKKLNLGDSATNRYMRELMDRGIVTNDPAAEGRTSYFIKDEYRYKISAFIGKMGDC; translated from the coding sequence ATGAAGAAGAGCGAGCTATTCGAGGCGACCCTTGCAATACTGGTCATCATTCTAGCCTTCATGCTCTGCCTGGCCATACTGGGAGGGACCGGCGTCTCGGACCAGTGGGCCATTTCGGGCCCCGTGGCCCATACCGGCTTCTGGGTCTACGATAACATGTACACGCCGGGCAACGGCGTGCTGTATACGGTGGACGGAAGCTCCATCTATGCTATTGGCCAGGACGGTAAGGTCATCTGGACCCTGCCTATCCCTGATAAGTACAATATCAACACGAATTGTGAGAAATGGACCGGCATGGCCGCTGCTGCCGACAGCGGGGACTTCTACATCGTAGTCGGCCCCGGCAATCAGCCCGAGAAAGGCGAGCTTCTCGCCATCGGCCCCGACGGTAGCGCCCGGTGGATAGCGCCGCTCACGTTCGGCCTGGGCCAATACACGTTCTCCCCGCCCGGGCTGCTGGTCAAGGACGACAGGATATACATTCACCACTACCGGAACCAGATCATCCTGGACTCGAACGGCACTGTGCTATTAAACATCTACGGTGTGACGGAGCCGGCCACGATAGACGATGCCGGTAACATGTACATTTATTCGAAGGATAACGGCACCATCGAGTCCTACGACCGGAACGGGTCCATGCGCTGGAGCCACAGCTCCGGCGAGTATAACGTCAGCTTCCTGTCCGGCATAAACGTCGAGCAGCCGTATTACAATAATGGTACGCTCTACGTGTGGCTAAGCAGCGGCATAATGGGGAACGGTGTAATGGCGCTGGACTCCAATGGCAACAAGCTCTGGGTGAAAGAGTACCCGGACGAGTACACCTGGCCGGACTTCGATACGACATTCGATAGCCACGGGAACCTGTATTTACGCCACGATAACTTAGGGAGCGACCAGCAGGGCGACTTTAACGGCTCCTACATGACCATGATCCGGCCGGACGGCACCGAAGTGACCGGCGTCAAGCACTACGAATCTTACATTAGCGACATCAAGGGCTTATCGAACGGCATATACTACCAGATGTTGCGGGTCACGCCTCCCGGCGTGAACGACACGCTGAATGCCGACTACTACAAGGACCCGGGCACCGTCGAGTTCATCCTGACCCAGGCCGGCGGCAGCTGGAAGAACTATCGTAACCTCAGCCAGCTGGATACGTACGCCGTCAGGGCAACGGATATTACCACGGACGGGTCGCTCTGGGATACGACACTCCCCCTGTTCCCGCATCGGGTCGCCCTCAACGCCTCTAACATCGGCCTGGTCATGCCGCCGTACCTTGACCTGAGCTACGCGGCCAACGAGAATAAGGTCAAGCCCGAAGGCTGGTACAAGAATAATAACGTGCCGAATGGCACGAAGGCCATCGGAAGCTGGACGGATATCGAGCTCATGCCAGGGAATAACATCACCTACGTGAGCATGTGGACCATCAACTACGAGGTGCCCACTTTCTACGGCCAGGCGAAGGCAGCCTACTCGGGCGGCATCTATGCGCTGGATAAGGACGGCAACCTGCTCTGGGCTAAGCCCACCGGCTCAAGGGTCACGGACATGAAGGAGGTAAATGGCACAATCTATTACGGCACCGACGACGGCAGGCTCTCTGCCACGAAAATCAACCTGGCGGCCGGCCTGGTCCTTACGGCGGCCATTTATTTATTCATCCGCTTCTTCATGGCCGGCGCCGTCACCCGCGCCCGGGGCAGGATCAACGGCAACGAGAACCGCAACGTCGTCTTAAAATATATAGCCGATAATCCCGGTTCCGGCCTCTACGATATCTCGAAGGGGCTGCGCATGAACATCGGCACGGTCCGCTATCATCTGCTTATCCTGGGCATCAACCATCGCATTATATCTTTTAAAGCGGACGGCAAGCACGTACGCTACTTCACCAACGGGGGCTCATATAAGCCCGAGGAGAGGTATTTAATATCCCTGATGAAGCGCGAGTCCATGAGGCGGGCGCTCTGTGCCCTGGCAGAAAACCCCGGCATGTCGAACAGGGAATTATCTAAAAAGCTAAACCTCGGCGACAGCGCCACGAACCGATACATGAGAGAGCTCATGGACCGGGGCATCGTGACCAATGACCCGGCGGCCGAAGGGCGGACTTCTTACTTCATCAAGGACG